TCAACCAGTCATCACCGGATTTGGCCGCCGCGGCCGTGGTGTCGTAGCTGAAGTCGCGCCCTTCACCCCACGACCACGTGTACTTCAGCGTCGCGCCCGCGTCGTCACCGTCCTCGGGTTCGGCGGTCACCGTGACGTTCGATGCGTCCCCCATCCCGGCCAGCATCGCGGTGATCGCGGCCTCGGCGGCCGCCGGATCGTTGGTCTGGGCGGCCGCGGAAGCCGCGTCCTTGCGGCCGAGTGCCTCGGCGAACGCGGAGAACCGGTCGGCCGGATCCGGGGACGACGAGCATCCCACGATGGAGACGAACAGGCCGAACACCAGGAGCCACGTCAGAGCGGGACGTAAATGCATGACTCCAGCCTTACAGCAGTTCGCGCACCTTCTCCGCGAGCGCCACTCCGAGATCGCGATTGTTGGCCTCGGTGAAGTGGATGCCGTCGACGCCGTCGGTGCCGATCACCGATCCGGCATCGAAGAACGGTACCTTCATGAACGACGCGAGCGCGCTGTACGCCCCGGCGAGTTCACGGGTCTTCTCCTCTCCACCGGAGAAGATGAGCTGGAACCAGGGGTGCGGCATGGGTGCCAGTGGCGGCGGCGATACCACCAGCACCTGCGGAGCCGGGTACGTGGTGCCGACACCGCCCGCGCTGGTCAGCACCTGCGTCACCAGTACCGACATGCCCAGCGCGATGTCCAGCGGCTCGCGCCGGAAGTAGGCCTTGGTGTCGTTGGTGCCCAGCATGATGATCACGAGGTCCAGCGGAAGGTGGGTGGCCAGGCACGACGGCAGGTAGCTCGCGCCGTTGAGCCGAGGGTCGGTGGGATCGTCGATGTTGGTGGTGCGGGCGCTCAGTCCTTCTTCGATCACCTCGTAGTCGGCGCCGAGCTGCTCGGCCAGCACCCCGGTCCAGCGCACGTCAGCGGCGAACCGCTCGGTTGGCGCGCCGTCCTCGACAGGGACCCAGCCCCAGGTCAGGGAATCACCGAAACACAGAATTCGCTTGGCCATGGGCCAAGCACATCACATGCCGTCGCTCTCGGAAGGTTTCTCGGTGGACGCGTCGCCCGGAAGCGGAACGTTCGACACGCGTGTGGGCCCGCACGCCACGGGCCCACACGCACCGAAGACCGCGGCTAGGGGCAGGTGATCTCGAGTTCGAACGGCTTGGTCACCGCACCGGCCATGGGGTTGGCGATATCGGCGCCGGTGGCGTTGCCCTTGATGGTGTACTTGTTGCCGTCTTTGGTGGCCTCGGCGCTGCCTCCGGGCACACCGGGCGTGTAGCCGAGGCTCACGCCGTCGATGTTGCCGAGTGCGACCGCGCTGACGGTGGGCTGATCCCCTTCGGACAGGGTCGCAGTGACGGCGGTGGTGCCCTGGCCCACGGTCACCGACACGTTGCCGGCCACATTGGCGCACACGACGGTGCCCTCGACGGGGTGCTCGGCACCGTCCACGACCACTCGGGCGGTACCCGTTCCGGTGGTGGCCGTGGCGTCTCCCGCCGCCACCGAGGTGCCGGGTGCGGCCGTCGAGTCCACGGTTGCGTTTGCGGTGGGTGATGCCTCGCTTGCGTCCGCGCTCTTGTCGTCGGACGAACAGCCGGACAGGCCCGCGATGACAAGTGCGGCACTTCCGACAGCTACCAGGAACCCTCGCTTCACCAATCTTCTCCTCACGGTCGTGCGGCCGGTCAAGATCAACCAGCCGTCCTGCAAAGTATGGAGTTAGCTGGCGTTTGCGTTATGTGATTACGCGAATTGCCCGAACCGGTGGACGCGTCGCCGTAGATTCAAGGTCGTGCAGACCTTGCGTACGCCGGATGAGAGATTTGCCCACCTTCCCGAATTCGCTTACAGCCCAAGGTATTGCGATATTGACGACGGGGAGGGCGGTCAATTGCGCGTGGCGTGGGTCGAGGACGGGCCCGCGCACGCCGAACCCGTCCTTTTGTTGCATGGGGAACCATCTTGGTCGTTCTTGTACCGCCGGATGATCCCGATCCTCGTCGCCGCGGGCCACCGCGTCATCTGTCCCGACCTCGTCGGGTTCGGCCGCTCGGACAAGCCGACGCGCGTCGAGGACCACACCTACGCGCGGCACGTCGAATGGATGCGCGCACTGCTGTTCGACGCACTGGAACTGCGGAAGGTGACCCTCGTGGGCCAGGACTGGGGCGGGTTGATCGGCCTGAGGTTGGCCGCCGAGCATCAGGACCGCTTCGCCAACATCGTGGTCGCCAACACGGGCCTGCCGACCGGGGACATCCCGATGCCCGAGATCTGGTGGCAGTTCCGCGATGCGATGCACAAGGCGCCCAAGGTCGACGTCGGACGGTTCGTCGCGTCCGGGTGTCGTCGTCCGCTGAGCGACGACGTGCGGGCGGCCTACGACGCACCGTTTCCCGACGACTCTTACTGCGCCGGCCCGCGCGCCATGCCGGGCCTGGTGCCCACCGCACCCGACGATCCGGCCGCCGAGGCCAACCGCTCGGCCTGGAAGACGTTGCGCGCCAGCACCATCCCCATGCTGGTGGCGTTCAGCGACGGGGACCCGATCACCGGCGGCATGGCACCCATCTTCAAGAAGGAGATGCGCGGCGCGCATGGCATCGAACACCCCGTGATCTCTGGGGCAGGCCACTTCCTGCAGGAGGACGCCGGCGAAGATCTCGCCGCCGAGATCGTCCAATTCCTCAGGGACAGGTGACCGCGATGTCGAACGGAGTGTCCGCCGGAACCGACGGGTCGGCAGCATCGGCACCCATGCCGATGCCGGTGACGGTGTAGCTGTCGCCGTCGCGGGACGCGACGACCGGGGCACCGGACAGGCCGGCCATGTAGACCACCGACGGGCCCTCGGACCATACGTCGCCGATGTTCACCGACTCCACGTTCGGCGCCTCACCCTCGGTCAGCGTCACCGTGGTGCGCACGTCGGACTCGATGCCGATGGTGGTCAGACCGTGCTCGGTCTCGCATCCGATCGCGGTGACCGGGCCCAACTCGCTCCCGCCGAGGGCCACCTTGCCCTGACCCGCCTCGACCGGCGTGGCCACGGGACCCTCGGACTCCGTCGCCGACCGCTGACCCGAATCAGAGGAATCGTGCGACGAACACGCGGCGACTCCGGCCAGCACCACCGCGCACGCGGCGGCGGCGGCGAGTCCGTTCACGACCAGTTCCACGAGCAAGCAGTATGGTCGGGCCCGCCCCGTTTACGGAAATCGGACGGGCATCCGGTTGAATACCCGATGTGGATCAGCCGTACTTCACCGTGACGGCCGAGTTGGACGACGGCCGACTCGGCCGGGTCGGAACCATCCACACGCCGCACGGCGACATCAACACCCCGGCGTTCATCCCCGTCGGCACCGCCGCCACCGTCAAATCGGTGCTGCCGGAGACCATGGAACAGCTTGGCGCCCAAGCCGTTCTGGCCAACGCCTATCACCTCTACCTGCAGCCCGGCCCGGACATCGTGGCCGAGGCCGGCGGGCTGGGCGCGTTCATGAACTGGCGTGGCCCAACCTTCACCGACAGCGGGGGCTTCCAGGTGCTGTCCCTGGGCGTCGGGTTCAAGAAGGTCCTGGCGATGGACACCAACCGGGTGCAGGCCGACGACATCATCGCCGAGGGCAAGGAACGCCTGGCCCACGTCGACGACGACGGTGTGACGTTCCGCTCGCACCTCAACGGGTCGCTGCACCGCTTCACGCCCGAGGTGTCCATCGGTATCCAGTACCAACTGGGCGCCGACATCATCTTCGCGTTCGACGAGCTCACCACGCTCGTCAACACCCGTGCCTACCAGGAGCGCTCGGTTCAGCGCACCCACGAGTGGGCCGTGCGCTGCCTCGCCGAGCACCACCGGTTGCAGGAGCAGTCCCCGGAGCGGCCCCGCCAGGCGCTGTTCGGTGTGGTCCAGGGTGCCCAGTACGAGGACCTGCGCCGCCAGGCCGCCCGCGGGCTGGCCGGCATCGGTGAACAGGAGGGCCCCGCCGCGGGGCTGAGCTTCGACGGCTTCGGCATCGGCGGTGCGCTGGAGAAGCAGAACCTGGCGACCATCGTCGGCTGGGTGAGCAGCGAACTGCCCAGGGACAAACCCCGGCACATGTTGGGGATCAGCGAGCCCGACGACCTGTTCGCGGCGGTGGCCGCGGGCGCGGACACCTTCGACTGCGTGTCGCCGTCGCGCGTGGCGCGCAACGCCGCGATCTACACGGCGACCGGGCGGTACAACATCACCGGCGCGCGCTACAAACGCGATTTCACCCCGCTGGACCCCGAGTGTGACTGCTACACATGCGCCAACTACTCGCGCGCATACATCCGGCACCTGTTCAAGGCCAAGGAGATGCTTTCGGCGACGCTGTGCACGATCCACAACGAGCGGTTCGTGATCCGGCTGGTCGACCGGATCCGCGCGGCGATGCTCGCCGGGGAGTTCGACGAACTGCGCGCCGAGGTCCTGGGCCGCTATTACGGCACCGCGGTGCGCTGAAAGTGCGCTGAGCGGGGGGTCCGCAACTCGCATGCACAATGGGTGAATGCCGACCGCCGCGACAGCCGAAGAGGCGCAGGCCCTGTTGCTCCAGCTGCTCGACCCTGCCACCCGCGCCGACCCGTATCCGATCTACGACCGCATCCGCCGCGGCGGACCGCTGCTGTTGCCCGAGGCGAATCTCGCGGTGTTCTCCGGCTTCTCGGACTGCGATGACGTGCTGCGGCACCCGCTGTCGTGCAGCGACCGCACGAAATCGAACATCCTGCAGCGGCAGCTGGCCGCCGAGACGCAGCCGCGCCCGCAGGGCACAGCCAGCTTCCTGTTCCTCGACCCGCCTGACCACACGCGGCTGCGCGGCCTGGTCAGCAAGGCGTTCGCGCCGCGCGTCATCCAGCGACTGAAACCGGAGATCACCGCGCTGGTCGACGGACTGCTCGACGAGATCGATGGGGCCGGCGAATCCGGGTTCGACCTCATCGACACTCTCGCGTATCCGCTTCCCGTCGCGGTGATCTGCCGGCTGCTCGGCGTGCCGATCGAGGACGAGCCGAAGTTCAGCCGCGCCTCGGCGCTGCTGGCGGCGGCCCTCGACCCGTTCCTGACGCTCACCGGTGAGGCGTCGGACCTGTTCGACGAGCAGATGAAGGCCGGGATGTGGTTGCGCGACTACCTGAAAGCACTCATCGACGAGCGGCGCCGCACGCCGGGAGATGACCTGATGTCGGGACTGATCGCGGTCGAGGAGTCGGGTGATCAGCTCACCGAGGACGAGATCATCGCCACCTGCAACCTGCTGCTGATCGCGGGGCACGAGACGACGGTGAACCTGATCGCCAACGCGGCACTGGCCATGCTGCGCAGCCCCGGACAGTGGGCCGCGCTGGCCGCCGATGCGTCCCGCGTGTCCGCCGTGATCGAGGAGACCATGCGGTACGACCCGCCCGTGCAGTTGGTCTCCCGCGTGGCCGGCGACGACATGGCCATCGGGACGCACACCGTGCCCAAGGGCGACACCATGTTGCTGCTGCTGGCCGCGGCGCATCGCGATCCGGTGGTGGTGCGGGAGCCGGACCGGTTCGACCCGGACCGCGAGCACATCCGTCACCTCGGCTTCGGCAAGGGCCCGCATTTCTGCCTGGGCGCGCCCCTGGCCAGGCTGGAGGCCACCGTGGCGTTGCCGGCGGTGGCGGCGCGGTTCCCGCAGGCCCGTCTGGCGGGCGAACCGGAGTACAAGACGAATCTGACGCTGCGCGGCATGTCCACGTTATCCGTCGCGATATAGCGATCTGCCGACGGAATCCATTGTCAAGTCGTCGTTTGAGTGATGAAACCGTAGTTTGGCGCTCGGTGTTCGGGTACGGTCTTCGCCATGCGAATCCTGTTGGTGGGTGCCGGCGGCGTCGGCTCGGCCTTCTGTTCGATCGCCGCACGCCGTGACTTCTTCGACCAGATGGTGGTGTGCGATTACGACGTGAGCCGTGCGCGGCAGGCCGCCGAGGCGGTCGGTGACCCCCGGTTCATCGCGGCCCGGGTGGACGCGACATCGGCCGACGCGGTGGCCGAACTCGTGCGCAGGCACGAGATCACCCATGTCATGAACGCCGTGGATCCGCGATTCGTGATGCCGATCTTCAACGGCGCGCTGGCCGGCGGCGCCGACTACCTCGACATGGCGATGAGCCTGTCGCAGCGCCACCCGGACAAGCCGTACGAGCTCACCGGAGTCAAGCTCGGCGACGAGCAGTTCGAAGCCGCCGAGGACTGGGAGACCGCGGGGCGCCTCGCGCTCGTCGGCATCGGCGTGGAGCCCGGTCTCTCGGATGTGTTCGCGCGCTACGCCGCCGACCACTTGTTCTCCGAGATCGACGAACTCGGCACCCGCGACGGGTCGAACCTCGTGGTCGAGGGATACGACTTCGCGCCATCGTTCTCCATCTGGACCACGATCGAGGAATGCCTCAATCCGCCGGTGATCTGGGAGGCCGAGCACGGCTGGTTCGTGACCGAACCCTTCAGTGAGCCAGAGATTTTCGACTTTCCGGAGGGCATCGGCCCGGTCGAGTGTGTCAACGTCGAGCACGAAGAGGTGCTGTTGATGCCACGCTGGGTCGAGTGCAAGCGGGCGACGTTCAAGTACGGCCTGGGCAGCGAGTTCATCGACGTGCTCAAGACACTGCACAAGCTCGGTCTTGACCGCACCCAGAAGGTCCGCGTGCCGAGCACGAACGGCCCGGTCGAGGTGAGCCCGCGCGACGTGGTCGCCGCGTGTCTGCCCGACCCGGCGACGCTCGGACCGCAGATGCACGGCAAGACCTGCGCGGGCCTGTGGGTGACCGGCAAGGGCAAGGACGGCGCGCCGAGATCGACGTACCTGTACCACGTGGTGGACAACCAATGGTCCATGGCCGAGTACGGCCATCAGTGCGTGGTGTGGCAGACCGCGATCAACCCCGTTGTGGCGCTTGAGCTTCTGGCGTCGGGAACGTGGAGCGGCACCGGTGTGCTGGGGCCGGAGGCCTTCGACGCCGTGCCGTTTTTGGACCTGCTGAAGGATTACGGCTCGCCATGGGGCGTCAAGGAGTTGTGAGGCCTGGGTAGGATCGGGCGCCATGCCGACCGAGCTCACCGCCGAGCAGGCCGCCACCCGGCTGCGGACCGCCGACACACTGGGGCTTCCGTTGGGTCCCGGTCAACCGCCCGCGTTCCTGCAGGCTCTCGGTGCCAGGGCGGACTGGACCGATCTGCGGGTGTACGGCGCGTTGCTCGCGGTGCTCACCGAACTGTTCAACCGTCCCGGTGTGCACTATGTATCGGGCTTCTACGGGCCACTGGAACGTGCGCTGCGTGACGCCGGGGCCGACGTCGACTTCGCGCCTGCGGATTTCCGTCGCTTCGGCCCCCTGCTGCGACAGCAGTCACCGCGGGTGATGGCAACCGCGGCTTCCCCGCCGGACGCCGACGGCTGGTGCTCGCTGTCCCTGCACGCCGGCGGCACCGTGGGCGAATTACGCCGCGCCGGAGCCGATCCCGAGCGGCTGCTGGTGGTCGAGGTCTCCGAGGCCTTCCCACGGACGTACGGTCTGGGGGAGCGGCATCGCGGGCCGGGAGCGCAGCGGCCGGGGATTGAACTCGGTCACGGACTACACGTCGACGAGATCGACATCCTGATTCGCTCCGATGCGCAACCCCTGGCCCTGCCGGGAGGAGACGCGCCGCCCACCGATGTCGACCGGGCCATCGCGGCCAACGCGGTCGCCTACATGCCGTCGGGGACGACGCTGCAGACCGGGATCGGCTCCATCCCCAATCAGATCGCGACCCTGCTCGCCGAGGGCGACGGCGGTGAATACGGCCTGCACAGCGAGATGTTCACCGATGGTTGCATGAGACTGCACCGCGCGGGCAAGGTCACCAACACCCGCAAGGGACAGTACGACGGCGTCAGCGTCACGACGTTCGCGTTCGGATCGACCGAACTCTACGAGTGGCTCGACGACAACCGCGAGATCGCGTTCCTTCCCGTGGAAATCGTCAACTCGCCCGAGGTGATCGCAGCCAACGAGCAGATGGTCACCATCAACGGCGCCCTGGCGGTCGACATCCAGGGCCAGGTGGTCGCCGACACCATCGACGGCAGTCAGTTCAGCGGGATCGGCGGTGCCGAGGATTTCGTGGCAGGCGCCGGCCTGGAACTGTCGGACCGCTCGCTGATCTGCCTGCCTTCGACGTTCACCAAAGACGGCCACCTGCACTCGAGGATCGTGCCGTGGTTCGGCCCCGGCGCGGTGATCACCACGCCACGCCACCACACCGATGTCATCGTCACCGAGTACGGCGCCGCCGAGCTCGAGGGGCTGACGGTGCGCGAGCGGGGCCGGGCGCTGGCCGCCATCGCCCACCCGCTGTTCCGAGACGACCTGTTGGAGGCCGCCGAACACACGGTCAACGGTCGCTCCGCGCTGGGGTGAAGGCGTGTCGCCGCACCCACGGACCTGGCCGGAACGCGACGCGGCCGGTCGCCGGTGTCGAGCGAGTCCGCTCTAGAGGGTGTTGAGAATCCGCTGCAGGAACTGCTTGGTGCGGTCGTGCTGCGGATCGTCGATCACCGCCGCGGGCGGCCCCTGCTCCAGGATCACGCCGCCGTCGGTGAACAACACCTGATCGGAAACCTGCTTGGCGAACTGGATCTGGTGCGTCACGATCACCATCGTCCAGCCCTTGTCGGCGAGATCTTTGATCACCGCGAGCACCTCGCCGACCAGTTCGGGATCCAGCGCCGAGGTGGGCTCGTCGAACAACACGACCTTGGGCCGCATGGCCAATGCGCGCGCGATCCCGACGCGCTGCTGCTGGCCGCCCGAGAGTTGGTACGGGTATTGGTCGCGTTTGTCGGCAAGACCCACCTGCTCGAGAAGCTCGACGGCGTCGGCCTCGGCCTCCCCGCGCGGGCGTCCCTGCGCGACGACCGGCCCCTCGGTGATGTTCTGCAGCACGGTCTTGTGCGGAAACAGGTTGTGGGACTGGAAGACGAAACCGCTTTGGGCGCGGTAGCGGCGCAACTCGTCACGGCTCAACCGTTGGGAGAAGTCCAGCCGGACACCGTCCTCCCCGCCCACCTGGATGATCCCGGAGTCCGGGACGTCGAGCGCGTTGAGAGCCCGCAGCAACGTGGTCTTCCCCGAACCCGACGGCCCGAGGATGGTGGTCGCACTGCCGCGCGCAACCCTGAACGACACACCTTTGAGAACCTTGTTGTCGCCGAAGGCTTTCTCGACGTTCTCGGCGACGATCCGGTATTCGGGTTCTGTGGTCATCGCGCCACGTACCTTTCCAGTCGGCGTTCAATGCGGCTCTGGCCGAACGACAGCACCAAGCAGATCACCCAGTAGTACACGGCGGCGGTGCCGTAGAGGGCGAAGAACTCGAACGTCGGTGCCGCGACGATCTGTGCCTGCCGCAACAGTTCGGTGACCAGGATGGTCGACGCCAGCGATGTGTCCTTGACCAGCGAGATGAGTGTGTTCGACAGCGGCGGCACGGCCACGCGGGCGGCCTGCGGAAGAATGATCCGCTGCAGGGACTTCACATAGCTGAGGCCGATGGTCTCGGCCGCCTCCCACTGTCCCTTGGGGATGCTCAGGATCGCCGAGCGGATGATCTCGGCCGCGTAGCCGCCGACGTTGAGGCTGAACGCGATCACGGCCGCGGGGAACGGGTCGATGCGCACCCCGAACTCGGGTAGCGCGAAGAACACGATGAACAACTGGACCAGCAGCGGGGTGCCCCGGATGATCGAGATGTACAACCGGGCGACGTTGCTGAGCGCGATGTTCGACGACAGCCGCGCAAGCGCGACGCCCAGCGCGATCACCAGACCGATCGCGAAGCTGATGATCGTCAGGGGAATCGTCATGGTGATCGCGGCCTTGGCCAGTGGCCACAGGTTGTCGGCGATCAACTCCCACGTCGATCTCGGCGCGGGCGGCGCCGCGCCTGCATCACCGGCCGCGGCACCGGTCGCATCGGCCTTCAGGTACTTCTGCGAGATCTGGGTCAGGGTGCCGTCAGCCCTGAGTTCGTCCAGCGCACGGTTCAATTCGGGTAGGTAGCCGCTGTTCTTGCGGGCCGCGAAACCCTGCTCGCTCTTCTCACCGACCGTGCCCGCGATCTTGACCGACGTGTCGCCGGTCTCGGCCAGGTAGGCATACACCGCGATGCTGTCGTTGACCACGACGTCGACGCGGCCCTGGTTGAGCAGGGTGATCGCCTGGGTGAACCCCTCGACCGCCTCGACCCGCGCGCCCGCCTGCCGCGCGATCTCCGACCAGTTGCTGGTGGCGTTCTCCGCGGCGACCTTGCCCTTGAGGTCGTCCAGGGAGGTGATCGAGTTGTCGTCGGCGCGCGTGACGATGACACCCTCGCCGACGGAATACGGCTCGGAGAGGTCGTATTTCGCCTTGCGTTCGTCGGTGATGGTGACCTCGTTGGCCACGATGTCGAACCGGTTGGCTTCCAGCGCAGCGAATATCGAATCCCACGGGGTCTCGACGAACTCGATGTGCACGCCGATCCGGTCGGCGACCGCGCGGGCCACATCGACGTCGTAACCGGTGAGCTGGCCGGTCACCGGATCGTGATAACTGAACGGGGCGTACACACCTTCGGTGCCCACGCGCAGCACACCGGCTGCCTTTATCGGCTCATCGCTGTCGTTCGCCGCAGCCCCACAGCCCGCGAGCAGCATGGCGGCGAGAAGCAGGAGCCCCAGCAGAAAAATTCGTAGGGAGCGCACCGCCGGAAGCTAGCAGGCCGACCGGATGTTCTGAAGTGTTCTGCTCAGACCGGCCGATATATCCACGGATGACGAGGCAGGTGATCGGGGTCGAACTGTGCCAGCAGTTCGTCCATCGTGGTGGCCGGCCAGCCGAGGGATTCGGTGATCTGTGCGAACGCGCGCCCGACACCGATCTCGGCCAGTGTCACCGCGCCGTCACGCTTGGCCAGGCGCGCGCCGTCCTCGTTGAGCACCAGCGGGACATGGGCATACGTCGGTTGCGGGTAGCCCAGCAACCGGGCCAGATAGGCCTGCCGCGGCGACGACGGCAGCAGATCGTCGCCGCGCACCACCTGATCGACACCGGTCGCCGCGTCGTCGACGACCACCGCGAGGTTGTAGGCGGGCACCCCGTCGCCGCGGCGGACCACGAAGTCGTCGACGATGCCGGTGTAGGGGCCGTGCAGCAGGTCGGTGACGGTGTTCACGAACGTGTCGGTGCGCAACCGCAGTGCGGGTGGGCGGCCGGTCTCGCGGCGCCGCTCGGCACGCTCGGCCTCGGTCAACTCACGGCACGTGCCAGGATAGGCGCCCTGCGGCGCATGCGGTGCGCGTGGCGCCTGCGCGATATCCTTTCGGCTGCAATAGCATTCGTACAGCAAGCCCTCGGCTTCGAGATGCTCGATCACCGCGTCGTAACGGTCCTCGTGCGCGGTCTGCCATTCGACGGGGCCATCCCAGGTCACGCCGATCGCGGCGAGGTCGGCAACCTGGCGTTCCCCGATCTCCGGGAATGTGCGGTCGTCGAGATCCTCGACCCGCACGAGAAAGCGCCGACCGGTGGACCGTGCGAACAGCCAGGCCAGCACGGCGGTGCGCAGGTTCCCGATGTGCAGATCGGCGGAGGGACTCGGCGCGAAGCGTCCTGCGGCGTTGCTCACGCCCGCAATCTAGCTAATCTCGGTCCCACGGCGCCGTCTCGCCCATCTTCTCGTAGTACTTGGCCAGGTGGCTCTTGACGCGGTCGATGTCGTCATCGGGCAGGTCGATGCCACCCCGCGCACCGTCCATGATGGCGCCGGCGGCCATCACGCCGCGCGGCACCACCTTGAGCGTGTCGCCCACCACATCGGCGATGAGCAGCTTGTAGGCCGTGAAGTTGTCCTTCTTGTCCTTGTCGTACCAGACGTGCGCGTCGCGGTACTTCTCGTTGGGCTCGTCGGTGGCATCGGCCCACTTCCGCACCCGTTTCTCGGCGGCACTGCCGTCCCATTCGCGGTCACGGTCGGCGAGCGGAAGGTCCTGGAAAGCGGTCACAGACATGTTTGTCGCGTGCCCCGCCGGTGGCATGCGTAAACCGGGGTTACCTTCGATGGGGTGACGAAGCGGCAGCTACCCGGCGGCACCGTGCGGGTCGAGGAAGACGGTGGCCTGATGCGCGCACGCGGCCTTCGGTACGGCACGGCGGCACGGTTCACCCGCGCGCAACCGACGGCGCCATGGGATGGAGTGCTGGACGCGACCCGCGCAGGCGCGGCGTGCCCGCAGCGCCCGTCGCGCATGAACTGGATGACCGGACCGTTGCTGGACGGCCTGACGATGGACGAGGACTGCCTGGTCCTGAGCGTCACCGCCCCGGCGGATGCGCGTGGTCTGCCGGTGATGGTCTGGTTGCACGGCGGCGCGTACGTGTCCGGCAGCGGGGAGTCACCCAAGTACGACCCGGCGCCGCTGGCACGCGACGGCGACGTGGTGGTGGTCAACGTCAGTTACCGGCTCGGCACCTTCGGTTATCTCGCCCCGCCCGGCGCCCCGGACGGGGTCAACCTGGGCCTCACCGACCAGATCCTGGCGCTGAAGTGGGTCAGGGACAACATCAGCGCGTTCGGGGGAGACCCGGCCAACGTGACCGTGTTCGGGCAGTCGGCCGGAGGCGATTCGGTGGTCAAGCTGATGCTCACCGAGGAGGCCTGCGGCCTGTTTCACCGGGCGATCGCGCAGAGCGCCCCGCTCGGTCTGGGTGACGAGCGCGCGGACCTGGCGGTGGCCATGCGCTCGGCGCTCGCGGACGCCCTGGCCGGGGTCGATCCGCTGCGGGCCACCACACAACAACTCCTCGACGCGCAGGCCGCCGCGGCATCCTGGGCCCAGCCGGTCGGAATGCTCGGGACGTTGATGCCTTTCGCGCCGCTGCTCGGCCACGACCCGTTGCCGTCATCTGCCGACCTCCCTGGGCATTTCGCCGACGCGGCGTCGCGTATCGAACTGTTGGTGGGCCACACGCGCGACGACGCCGCGCCATTCGTGGCGATGCACCCGGAGTTCGCCGAGACGCCCGATCTGACCGAGCTCGTATTCGGCGCCCCGGCAGACGAACTGGCTGGGCAGTGGAACGATCTCGGCGGCCAAGCCGCCACTTACCGGTTCGACTGGGCACCCGACGACGCCCCGCTCGGTGCCTGCCACTGCCTGGAGTTGCCGTTCCTGTTCGGTTCGGCGCAGGCGTGGGCCGATGCGGCGATGCTGGGCCCCAACCGTCGTATCGACGACGCGTTGGCCGTCGAGATCCGAACCTGCTGGGCGGGGTTCGCGCATCACGGTATCGATGCGCTGCCCGCGCGGTCACTGCGGTTCGGCTAAGCCGGGCACGATGTCGCCGAGGTCGAAGACCGTGGGGGAGTCGAGTTGCGCGAACGTGCACGAGCGCGCGTCGCGGTCCGGGCGCCAGCGGTTGAACTGGGCGGTGTGGCGGAACCGGCGGCCCTCCATGTGGTCGTAGCGCACCTCGACAACCCGTTCCGGGCGCAGCGGGACGAACGACAGGTCCTTGCCCGCGTTCCAGCGTGACCCGCCGCCGTAGCGCCGTGCCAGGTCCGGGTCGGCGGCGGCCTGCGCGGCCCAGTTCCACGGATGGGTGTCGAAATCGGTGACCAGTGGCTGCAGTTCGGTGAACAGCGTCCGGCGCGTCGCCATCGGGAACGCGCCGATGACGCCGACCGACGCGAGACTCCCGTCGTCGTACAGCCCGA
This genomic window from Mycolicibacterium goodii contains:
- a CDS encoding haloalkane dehalogenase encodes the protein MQTLRTPDERFAHLPEFAYSPRYCDIDDGEGGQLRVAWVEDGPAHAEPVLLLHGEPSWSFLYRRMIPILVAAGHRVICPDLVGFGRSDKPTRVEDHTYARHVEWMRALLFDALELRKVTLVGQDWGGLIGLRLAAEHQDRFANIVVANTGLPTGDIPMPEIWWQFRDAMHKAPKVDVGRFVASGCRRPLSDDVRAAYDAPFPDDSYCAGPRAMPGLVPTAPDDPAAEANRSAWKTLRASTIPMLVAFSDGDPITGGMAPIFKKEMRGAHGIEHPVISGAGHFLQEDAGEDLAAEIVQFLRDR
- a CDS encoding SGNH/GDSL hydrolase family protein — its product is MAKRILCFGDSLTWGWVPVEDGAPTERFAADVRWTGVLAEQLGADYEVIEEGLSARTTNIDDPTDPRLNGASYLPSCLATHLPLDLVIIMLGTNDTKAYFRREPLDIALGMSVLVTQVLTSAGGVGTTYPAPQVLVVSPPPLAPMPHPWFQLIFSGGEEKTRELAGAYSALASFMKVPFFDAGSVIGTDGVDGIHFTEANNRDLGVALAEKVRELL
- the tgt gene encoding tRNA guanosine(34) transglycosylase Tgt; translated protein: MDQPYFTVTAELDDGRLGRVGTIHTPHGDINTPAFIPVGTAATVKSVLPETMEQLGAQAVLANAYHLYLQPGPDIVAEAGGLGAFMNWRGPTFTDSGGFQVLSLGVGFKKVLAMDTNRVQADDIIAEGKERLAHVDDDGVTFRSHLNGSLHRFTPEVSIGIQYQLGADIIFAFDELTTLVNTRAYQERSVQRTHEWAVRCLAEHHRLQEQSPERPRQALFGVVQGAQYEDLRRQAARGLAGIGEQEGPAAGLSFDGFGIGGALEKQNLATIVGWVSSELPRDKPRHMLGISEPDDLFAAVAAGADTFDCVSPSRVARNAAIYTATGRYNITGARYKRDFTPLDPECDCYTCANYSRAYIRHLFKAKEMLSATLCTIHNERFVIRLVDRIRAAMLAGEFDELRAEVLGRYYGTAVR
- a CDS encoding lipoprotein LpqH; translated protein: MELVVNGLAAAAACAVVLAGVAACSSHDSSDSGQRSATESEGPVATPVEAGQGKVALGGSELGPVTAIGCETEHGLTTIGIESDVRTTVTLTEGEAPNVESVNIGDVWSEGPSVVYMAGLSGAPVVASRDGDSYTVTGIGMGADAADPSVPADTPFDIAVTCP
- a CDS encoding cytochrome P450, whose translation is MPTAATAEEAQALLLQLLDPATRADPYPIYDRIRRGGPLLLPEANLAVFSGFSDCDDVLRHPLSCSDRTKSNILQRQLAAETQPRPQGTASFLFLDPPDHTRLRGLVSKAFAPRVIQRLKPEITALVDGLLDEIDGAGESGFDLIDTLAYPLPVAVICRLLGVPIEDEPKFSRASALLAAALDPFLTLTGEASDLFDEQMKAGMWLRDYLKALIDERRRTPGDDLMSGLIAVEESGDQLTEDEIIATCNLLLIAGHETTVNLIANAALAMLRSPGQWAALAADASRVSAVIEETMRYDPPVQLVSRVAGDDMAIGTHTVPKGDTMLLLLAAAHRDPVVVREPDRFDPDREHIRHLGFGKGPHFCLGAPLARLEATVALPAVAARFPQARLAGEPEYKTNLTLRGMSTLSVAI
- a CDS encoding lipoprotein LpqH, which produces MKRGFLVAVGSAALVIAGLSGCSSDDKSADASEASPTANATVDSTAAPGTSVAAGDATATTGTGTARVVVDGAEHPVEGTVVCANVAGNVSVTVGQGTTAVTATLSEGDQPTVSAVALGNIDGVSLGYTPGVPGGSAEATKDGNKYTIKGNATGADIANPMAGAVTKPFELEITCP